A genomic window from Aquabacterium sp. OR-4 includes:
- the surE gene encoding 5'/3'-nucleotidase SurE — translation MRILIANDDGYLAPGIAALVQAVQGLGEIDVFAPEQNASGTSNALTLGRPLSVFTASGAQQGFRVVNGTPSDSVHLALTGVLGHRPDLVLSGINQGANMGDDTLYSGTVAAAMEGYLFGVPAIAFSQVEKGWGQLDAAARVVRAVVEQVLAQGIVGRPEAAPFLLNVNIPNRADADALPRRITRLGRRHASEPVIRQTSPRGETIWWIGPAGDAREAGDGTDFHAVAHGCVSITPLQVDLTDHAGLATWGGRLGNWGGRPASGG, via the coding sequence ATGCGCATCCTGATCGCCAATGACGATGGTTACCTCGCCCCCGGCATCGCCGCCCTGGTGCAGGCGGTGCAGGGCCTGGGCGAGATCGACGTGTTTGCGCCCGAGCAGAACGCCAGCGGCACCAGCAATGCGCTGACGCTGGGGCGGCCGCTGTCGGTGTTCACCGCCAGTGGCGCGCAGCAGGGGTTTCGCGTGGTCAACGGCACGCCGTCCGACAGCGTGCACCTGGCCCTCACCGGCGTGCTGGGGCACCGTCCCGATCTGGTGCTCTCGGGCATCAACCAGGGCGCCAACATGGGCGACGACACGCTTTATTCGGGCACCGTGGCCGCGGCCATGGAGGGCTACCTGTTCGGCGTGCCGGCCATCGCGTTCTCGCAGGTCGAGAAGGGCTGGGGCCAGCTCGATGCCGCGGCGCGCGTGGTGCGTGCGGTGGTCGAGCAGGTGCTGGCCCAGGGCATCGTCGGCCGGCCCGAGGCCGCGCCGTTTCTGCTCAATGTCAACATCCCCAATCGCGCCGATGCCGACGCGCTACCGCGCCGCATCACGCGCCTGGGCCGCCGCCACGCCAGCGAGCCGGTGATCCGCCAGACCAGCCCGCGCGGCGAGACCATCTGGTGGATCGGCCCGGCCGGCGATGCGCGCGAGGCGGGCGATGGCACCGATTTCCATGCCGTGGCCCATGGCTGCGTGTCGATCACGCCGCTGCAGGTCGACTTGACCGACCATGCCGGCCTGGCCACCTGGGGTGGCCGCCTGGGCAACTGGGGTGGCCGCCCGGCCAGTGGCGGATGA